In the Arachis ipaensis cultivar K30076 chromosome B04, Araip1.1, whole genome shotgun sequence genome, CAAAGAAGAAGCGCATGTCATTATGTATTTATGTAGCAAAGTGTGATAACATGTAAGTGTATTATCAAAGGTTTCCCAGGCTGACCTGAATAGGCTTAGGTATCACGGTTTTTATGTATGGCCACCATCTATCTTCAACAACAGCTTTTACAAGGCAGCATGCTCGCAAACCCTCTGCACCACCAAATCGTCCAAATCCACTGTGTTTGACACCCCCAAATGGGAGGGACTGAAAAATCAGAATGCATCATTACTTCGGTAGAAATTTAAGAGAGGTAACTGAGATTGAGATAGGAATTATATTCTGGCAGATTTTGCCAAAAAGAACTGCATAATATAGAAAGCTGAATAAAGAAACAACCTTTTGCCAAAAAGAACTGCATAATATAGAAAGCTGAATAAAGAAACAACTGTTGTAACATTTATATTTATTTCTGCTTGGCAATAAGATGTGATATAGCAAAGTAGATATTAAAGTAAATTAGAAACAGTAAAGAGTTGTGTTTTCTTGTCCTTCCTGTTCTGAAGAATAAATCAGAGGCTGGTTCCATCACCTAATTGGTAGAGTCCACCATTTTAAAACTTCTGTCCAACTTTCTAATCAGAAAGCTATTATTCAATTGCATAAatcatattatattatattatattgtgGTAGGCTCTCTGTAGCAGTTGGATGGATGTGAATATATGTGATCGACAATGCATACATCATATCATTACAAAGAGAAGTAGGCTTCCTTTGCACAAAGATGCAGATTCCCAGAAAAGTTACCTGACACATATATGTTGCTGCAAAATCATTAACAGCAGCAAAGCCACAATGTATCTGCGAAGCTATCTCTCTGGCATGGCTCTGATTGCCTGAGAAAACAGCACAGCCAAGCCCATATCTTGAGTCATTTGCAAGCTTGACAACCTCTTCATCAGAGCTGAATTTCATTATTGGCATGATTGGTCCAAATGCCTATATGTAGTTGAAGTACAAAGATGAACTTAGTTAGCAGTTGCTCAAGCTTAAAACATAAGAATCTCAAATAAGTAAATGACATGAAACACAATAATGTAAATTTAAAATCTTCAATGCTTTTAGTCAAGATGCAacatttcatatttttttgttgGTTAATATTTTACATAGATATGGAAGTATGGACCATCAGTAAGCATTTATAGACAACAAATATGAAAAAAATGGGGggaaaaaaactaaaaaagagcGTAATGTCATGGAGAAGAGACAATAGCTAGTTCTGCTACCTCTTCTTGCATCAATCTCATGGAGTGATTCACATTAACAATCACAGTTGGGGGGTAATACTGATCAACTGCATCTCCACCAATAGGCCCGAAACTTCCTCTTGCAACAATTTCAGCACCTTTATCTATAGCATCATGGACAAGGCCTTCAAGTTTTTCAGAATGCTCATGCATGCATAGAGCTCCCATGTCATACCTTCCAGCCAGTGGTGGACCCTGCAAGTAATCATTAACTGTGTGAGGCTTAAAAAACTGGGATAAAATACAAAATAGCTCAGGGGACCTTGTTCCCCTCTAAATCAATCCCAgatcccctttttttttatatttttttatttattgaagAAAATTAGCAACACCAAGAAATAAACTTTTCAACtgtaaattgagaaaattctatCAATTTGCTATATTTGAGCAGTGGGAAGCTAATAACAATGTATATATGTGTTTGTTCTCAGGACACAGAACAGACTATAAAGCCAGTTCTTGATGCATATAATTTCAGGGAAAAATTATTGAATTCAACAAAATGGGAGGACACAGCAACATATCATGAACTGTATGGATGCTCCACAGGATATCACAAAAAACtagaataaaagtaaaagtaagctGATAGATTGCAGAAACACTGCAACAGTTTTAAGTGCAACCACAAGTGATTAAGAAGCCCATGTTAACATTAGAAGAGAGTTGCATGAGAATGTTTTAACAAAACACTTACAGCTGTAACAGATTTTATAATTTGGGTAACTTTACTGACAAAAGATGAATATATGCTCCTGTGGACATAAAAACGTTCAGCTCCAGCACAGTTCTGCCCACTTGACTGAAGAACAGCCCTGACAGCAATTTGAGCAACCTATGTTTGGCAGATCAAAGTCTGTTAAAACTATGGCACTCATGAATGTATACTTCATTAACTTGTAAAATTAACATTTGCCAACCAAGTGGTCAACAATAACACCCAAGGCATTTGGAAACCAGAAAATATGGATAGTATTCCTACATGGTCCACATCTACATCTTCACAAACAATAAATGCATCTTTTCCACCAAGCTCAAGTGTAACAGGTATAAGTGTCTCGGAAGCACCTCTCATTATCTGCATAACAGGAAGCAGCATATTAGCAGAATGCACAGAAATCTTAATACACGAAAAGTGATCTGCCATCTTATTCCATTTGTGAGACTCTTCCctctccttttcttctttctttttgatagAACTGAGTAAATATTGACCTAGTACTCTTTAGAATTTCTTCATTAAGTATCTGATTTGCACAACATATCATAAATGAAATAATTGGAAAAAATAATTCACAAATGAGAGGATGGGATGAGCCAAGTCGATTGGCCAAAGCAATCATACCATCTTGCCAACACCAGGTGATCCAACAAAAATGACTTTATCAGCAGAAGACACCAATGCTTCTCCTGTTTCACCAAATCTGGTAAAAAGGTCCAGTTAAAGCTGCAACTGCAAACATGACTTAGAAAAAAAAAGGTAAGAAGCAGGGTACAAAATAAGACTCTACCCTGTTATCACCTCAACAAGGTCCTCTGGAGCACCTATGGCAGCAAGTGCTGACTGGATGATTCGGAAGTAAAAGCACCCAGACCAACTTGCGTTTTCTGATATCTGCAATCAGAATGATATAGGTTAGTGTCAAACTGAAAAGCATAAGCATAAATTTTATAGTAGCTAGTAAGAGTGGGTATTCCAACTTGAAAGGTTACAGAATATGATTTAATCCCCAGCAGCATAACAGCCAACCGTGTTATTCTGCAAAAGACTTTGTAAAATCATGGGATTAACAAACTGGTGATTGGCACAGTAGATATTTTGTCATTATATACCTTAATCACAATGCCATTTCCAGAAAAAAGTGCTGCCAACATAGGGTTGAAAATATTGTGGAACGGATAGTTCCATGACACAATGGCACCAATAACACCAAGGGGGTGAAATTCTACTCTAGCACTCTTATGAAGCATTGATCTTCCACTGGATCTGTAAGTTGTTAATCAACGATAAATGAATAAAAGAGTGGTCAATCAAATACTGGAATTTGAGATAAAGAAGTATATGAACTGTTTTGTGGTAATGAATATGAACAAATAGGCTACATAGTACATATACTATCAACTAGAACAGAAAAGGAATGAGGGGATGGGATTGAGCCAGGTACCGGTATTCAGGTTTCAGCCACTTCTCACCCTCTGACAGTAGCCAATGGATCTTCTCACATGTTGTCATTATTTCTCCCAAAGAGGCATCCACCATTGTCTTTCCAGTATCACGCGAAGATATTCTAATAAAAGCACATCAATGATAATATATCAGAACACATTATTATGGAATAAGAATAATTACCTAAGGAATGCAACAATATGATAACTAAAAACAAAGGAAGTTTGCATGGTTCCATAATTTGGTAACAAATTTAGTGACACCTAAATTTTCCTTTCATGACCACGGAGAAGTGCACCTACTCGCATATAAGCGCTTGATGTTTTATTATATACTTCAAAAGTATACGCAAGAATTGGCGTCTTTGCTTGAAGCTGGTCTTTGCCCACATTTTTTGGGCTTTCCGCACTTTTTCCACTTGCTCCCTGACCTATCCATGCATGCAAAGTATTTTGAGTTAATTCCTGCAATGCTTTTACTTATGAATCTTGTCAAACTATCATCCAATAATTTCTGAATACTTTGCAATAACTTGCTCTGTGCATCAATATTATCCTTTGGGGCATCTTATTGCTGTCCTTAATGTTTCTGGATCATAGAATATAGACAGATCAATTAGAGTACCATGATGACTGTTAATTCCTAAAATTAGGTGCAGCTAATTACACATTCATATGCAAGAAAACAATACTTATTTAGAGCCAAAAGGGCACAACATCAGTAAATGGGACTACCATCTTAAAAGAATGCCAAATGAAAATTAAGGACACAGGTTTAACTAGAAGCTATTGACAACTTTTCTTCATTGCAAATGGCATATTTCTGATGTGACACGTTTCTCAACAATGATGTACTCATAAGTTTCTGACTTGTGTTTATTTTCCTAGCTATTTTACTTCAGCAgttaaatttctaagtttccctTTTTATCAAACTTTCATAAACATTAACTAGCAAAAAAGTATTCACATATGCAGTGCATCTTAAACTATTATTAGCACTTAGGGAAATAGATACTAGAACTATGCATCATAATTCATAACCATGTCCCGTGAGAAGAATGGGCTCACTGACCTCATCTGCGGTCAAAGCAGGAACATATCCCAAATACTTCATGGTAGCAGGCTCATAGCACTGAACTTTAGTGCCAGATTGCTGTGCCGCTCCCCTTGGAGGTACCTGAAG is a window encoding:
- the LOC107638985 gene encoding aldehyde dehydrogenase 22A1 isoform X3, translating into MRNIKDSNKMPQRIILMHRASYCKVREQVEKVRKAQKMWAKTSFKQRRQFLRILLKYIIKHQALICEISSRDTGKTMVDASLGEIMTTCEKIHWLLSEGEKWLKPEYRSSGRSMLHKSARVEFHPLGVIGAIVSWNYPFHNIFNPMLAALFSGNGIVIKISENASWSGCFYFRIIQSALAAIGAPEDLVEVITGFGETGEALVSSADKVIFVGSPGVGKMIMRGASETLIPVTLELGGKDAFIVCEDVDVDHVAQIAVRAVLQSSGQNCAGAERFYVHRSIYSSFVSKVTQIIKSVTAGPPLAGRYDMGALCMHEHSEKLEGLVHDAIDKGAEIVARGSFGPIGGDAVDQYYPPTVIVNVNHSMRLMQEEAFGPIMPIMKFSSDEEVVKLANDSRYGLGCAVFSGNQSHAREIASQIHCGFAAVNDFAATYMCQSLPFGGVKHSGFGRFGGAEGLRACCLVKAVVEDRWWPYIKTVIPKPIQYPVAENAFEFQESLVEALYGLSIWDRLKALVSVLKVLTEQNSTNSSKLK
- the LOC107638985 gene encoding aldehyde dehydrogenase 22A1 isoform X4 translates to MRNIKDSNKMPQRIILMHRASYCKVREQVEKVRKAQKMWAKTSFKQRRQFLRILLKYIIKHQALICEISSRDTGKTMVDASLGEIMTTCEKIHWLLSEGEKWLKPEYRSSGRSMLHKSARVEFHPLGVIGAIVSWNYPFHNIFNPMLAALFSGNGIVIKISENASWSGCFYFRIIQSALAAIGAPEDLVEVITGFGETGEALVSSADKVIFVGSPGVGKMIMRGASETLIPVTLELGGKDAFIVCEDVDVDHVAQIAVRAVLQSSGQNCAGAERFYVHRSIYSSFVSKVTQIIKSVTAGPPLAGRYDMGALCMHEHSEKLEGLVHDAIDKGAEIVARGSFGPIGGDAVDQYYPPTVIVNVNHSMRLMQEEAFGPIMPIMKFSSDEEVVKLANDSRYGLGCAVFSGNQSHAREIASQIHCGFAAVNDFAATYMCQSLPFGGVKHSGFGRFGGAEGLRACCLVKAVVEDRWWPYIKTVIPKPIQYPVAENAFEFQESLVEALYGLSIWDRLKALVSVLKVLTEQNSTNSSKLK
- the LOC107638985 gene encoding aldehyde dehydrogenase 22A1 isoform X2, producing the protein MAFWWSLLVLALAFAIGKFLLWLIPPKVPSIDVDASDVLDDGNQAQENSFIYVPPRGAAQQSGTKVQCYEPATMKYLGYVPALTADEVREQVEKVRKAQKMWAKTSFKQRRQFLRILLKYIIKHQALICEISSRDTGKTMVDASLGEIMTTCEKIHWLLSEGEKWLKPEYRSSGRSMLHKSARVEFHPLGVIGAIVSWNYPFHNIFNPMLAALFSGNGIVIKISENASWSGCFYFRIIQSALAAIGAPEDLVEVITGFGETGEALVSSADKVIFVGSPGVGKMIMRGASETLIPVTLELGGKDAFIVCEDVDVDHVAQIAVRAVLQSSGQNCAGAERFYVHRSIYSSFVSKVTQIIKSVTAGPPLAGRYDMGALCMHEHSEKLEGLVHDAIDKGAEIVARGSFGPIGGDAVDQYYPPTVIVNVNHSMRLMQEEAFGPIMPIMKFSSDEEVVKLANDSRYGLGCAVFSGNQSHAREIASQIHCGFAAVNDFAATYMCQSLPFGGVKHSGFGRFGGAEGLRACCLVKAVVEDRWWPYIKTVIPKPIQYPVAENAFEFQESLVEALYGLSIWDRLKALVSVLKVLTEQNSTNSSKLK
- the LOC107638985 gene encoding aldehyde dehydrogenase 22A1 isoform X1, producing MAFWWSLLVLALAFAIGKFLLWLIPPKVPSIDVDASDVLDDGNQAQENSFIYVPPRGAAQQSGTKVQCYEPATMKYLGYVPALTADEVREQVEKVRKAQKMWAKTSFKQRRQFLRILLKYIIKHQALICEISSRDTGKTMVDASLGEIMTTCEKIHWLLSEGEKWLKPEYRSSGRSMLHKSARVEFHPLGVIGAIVSWNYPFHNIFNPMLAALFSGNGIVIKISENASWSGCFYFRIIQSALAAIGAPEDLVEVITGFGETGEALVSSADKVIFVGSPGVGKMIMRGASETLIPVTLELGGKDAFIVCEDVDVDHVAQIAVRAVLQSSGQNCAGAERFYVHRSIYSSFVSKVTQIIKSVTAGPPLAGRYDMGALCMHEHSEKLEGLVHDAIDKGAEIVARGSFGPIGGDAVDQYYPPTVIVNVNHSMRLMQEEAFGPIMPIMKFSSDEEVVKLANDSRYGLGCAVFSGNQSHAREIASQIHCGFAAVNDFAATYMCQSLPFGGVKHSGFGRFGGAEGLRACCLVKAVVEDRWWPYIKTVIPKPIQYPVAENAFEFQESLVEALYGLSIWDRLKALVSVLKVLTEQNSTNSSKLK